In the Breoghania sp. genome, CGCGATAGGCCTCCAGCATGTTGAGCTGATAAAGGTCGGTCACCAGCAGGGAGTGGCCGAAATCGGTATCGGAGAGAGTGTCTGCCATGGGTCTCACGCAGCAATATCGGATGCGGCGATGCGCTGTGCACCGGCCTCATCCATGGCGGCAAGTGCCGCATCAAGCGATCCGTCGAGATCGATCGCCCGGCAGGCATCTTCGATCAGGAACGCGTCGAAGCCTTCCTTCAGCGCATCCTCCACGGACCAGCGCACGCAGAAATCCGTGGCCAGCCCGCAGAAGAACAGGCGCTTGAAGCCGCGTTCACGCAAGTAGCCGGCAAGGCCGGTGCGCGTCTGGCGGTCGTTCTCATAAAAGGCGGAATAGGAATCGATCCCGATCCGGTAGCCCTTGCGCAGGATCAGCTCGGCACGTTGCGCACGAAATCCGGGGTGGAACTCGGCCCCCTTCGTGCCCTGGACGCAATGATCCGGCCAGACCGTCTGAGGACCGTACTCGGCCGCAATGGTCTCGAAGGGCTGCGCGTTTTCCTGCGCGGAGGCGAAGGAAAAGTGGTTGGCGGGATGCCAATCCTGCGTGGCGACCACATGGTCGAACCGGTCGAGCAGCGCGTCGATCACCGGCACGACCGCATCCCCATCGGCAACGGCGAGCGCGCCGCCGGGCGTGAAGTCATTCTGGACATCGATCACCACGAGGCAATCGGTGGGGGTGGGCCGATTATCGGTCATCCGTGATCCTTGATCTTTTGCTCTGCCTGAGAATAAGCAGGCGCGCAAACGATGTAGAGCCGGGCGCAGTCATGGCAAGGCTTGGGTGTCCGGTCAATCCGCTGTTTGATGATTTGAACGCGCCCGTTTACTGGTCGCGCGGGGGCGGATCGAGAAAACGCAAGCCGGGACAAGGGACTGGCCGCTGCGCCGGGGGTTGTGGCCGGTTCGAGGGAAAGTCCGATTTTTTGCGACACGTCCTCTTCGTGAGATCCGGGATGGTCCTCATCCGGCTATCGATGTCGCAATTGGCAGGTTCCGGTTCCTCGTGGCCATGGCGCTCCCTGATCACAGAGCGTCCATGGGACGATCATGCCGGGCGGGCGCAAAGCGGTGGCGAAAAACAGGACGAATGGGGCTGCGTTCGTTTCCGGATTGCGATTACTATCGGCTCCTTCGCGAGAAGATTTCATATCGAAGGAGAATGTCATGTTGCAGAAGGGATTGGCGAGCGCATGTATCTGACTATTGTTGCGCCATTCCGGACATTGCTCAATCTGGACTCTGATCTTGCCTTCGCGGATTCGGCTGAGTTCGTCGATCTCAGCAAATGCGCGCTTTCCAGGTTCGCGGCCAAGCGCGACGTGGCTCGATGTGAGAGCCGGGTGCCGGTCGCCGATACGACATACACCCGATATCGCAGTCTGGATGAGGACAGTGATACATGGAATTCCGCACCTGTGGTGAAGTTCGAAATCGGGCAGGGCGATACGGCCGAGATGTGGACGGAACTGCGCGGCACGAGCCCGGACTTCGCCTTTATCAACGGGTTGTGCGGCCTGACGTTGTTTCTTTTCGACAATACCGTCGGTGTTTTCGTCGTAACCGTTGATGCGGCCGATCAGGCGGAGGACGGGCCGAGGATCCCCGGTGATACGCTGGAACGGCGGCTTACGGATTATGCGGCGCAGCTTACGGGGTTGCTTCAGAAGCGCTACGTGGAAGGCTACATTCGCGAATTGTTGGCCGTGGAGAAAGAACGTGGCGGCCGGCGGCGCGCCCGCTTTATGCGCAGTCCGAACGAGTTCCTCGCATTTGAGGATCTGCGTAACCACCCTTATCCGCAGTGGAATTCAGAAAAGCCGTCGCTCTTCTGGGTGCACAGGGTGCTGGAACTGTTCCGGCCCGATGCGCGTGCGCATTGCGCGCCGATGATCCGGCAGCCGGATCTGTATGATCAGGCAGAGGGAGAGAAGTTCCTGACTTGCGCGGGCACGAGCTACGTCTTCGACGAGAGTGTCTTCGAAAAATACATCAAGGCGCAAGTCTACGGTCAGTATTTTGCAGGCATGTTTGAGGCGATCCGCGTCTCGCAGACCCGGCTGTTTCGGAATCTTCTGAACGTCAACAAGAAAGTAAAAATCGGCGAGGAAACGGGGCACCTTGACCGACTGGAAAGCAAGATCGCATTGTTGGAAAGCGATCTGCATGAGTTCGTGGATGGGCTGCAAAACGAAAGTGCGCGCGCTTTCGCTGGGATCGAGCAGCAATTCGGCCTGTTCTGGATGCTGGAAGCCATGACCAAGCGCAACCGCCTCCTGCACCAGAGGTTGCGCAGTCTCACCGAAGCACGTAACCGGTTGCGGGGCAAATTCCTCAGCTTCATTCTGGTCACGCTGGGCGGTGTGCAGCTTCTGGATCTGATCATCTCCATCTGGAGCTATGGCGTGTCGCGCGAAG is a window encoding:
- the pncA gene encoding bifunctional nicotinamidase/pyrazinamidase, coding for MTDNRPTPTDCLVVIDVQNDFTPGGALAVADGDAVVPVIDALLDRFDHVVATQDWHPANHFSFASAQENAQPFETIAAEYGPQTVWPDHCVQGTKGAEFHPGFRAQRAELILRKGYRIGIDSYSAFYENDRQTRTGLAGYLRERGFKRLFFCGLATDFCVRWSVEDALKEGFDAFLIEDACRAIDLDGSLDAALAAMDEAGAQRIAASDIAA